One Streptomyces sp. B21-105 genomic region harbors:
- a CDS encoding contact-dependent growth inhibition system immunity protein, whose amino-acid sequence MTRTLNRDLSIEEREHVCRPAPSADDTRLVATAHTLRRRPIRELTVEDMRLLIGQDIGLAYLLPLALEVLRENPMAEGDMYAGDLLSAVLTRNRS is encoded by the coding sequence GTGACGCGCACCTTGAATCGTGACCTCTCCATTGAAGAGCGCGAACACGTCTGCCGGCCTGCTCCGTCAGCCGACGACACCCGTCTCGTCGCTACAGCGCACACCCTGCGGCGTCGGCCGATCCGGGAGCTGACCGTCGAGGACATGCGCTTGTTGATCGGCCAGGACATCGGTCTTGCCTACCTTCTGCCACTGGCACTGGAGGTACTGCGAGAGAACCCGATGGCAGAAGGGGACATGTACGCAGGGGATCTGTTGTCCGCGGTCCTCACCAGGAACCGTTCCTAA
- a CDS encoding glutaredoxin domain-containing protein: MMRAWILPTLLVLCGSVVATGQIFQGDLGTAAALLLAFLTFAGVNSPLMFPRSISAREAQRRSALDGRPIVFWRPGCTYCIRLRVRLGRNVRRLHWVDIWRDPAGAAAVRAANDGNETVPTVVVAGRPHTNPDPAWVRDQLSPSA; this comes from the coding sequence ATGATGCGCGCCTGGATCCTGCCGACGCTGTTGGTGCTGTGCGGCTCGGTCGTCGCGACCGGGCAGATCTTCCAGGGGGACCTCGGCACAGCCGCGGCGCTCCTGCTGGCGTTCCTGACGTTCGCAGGCGTGAACTCGCCCCTGATGTTCCCGAGGTCGATCAGTGCGCGGGAGGCACAACGCCGCAGCGCTCTCGACGGCCGGCCGATCGTCTTCTGGCGTCCGGGCTGCACGTACTGCATACGGCTGCGCGTCCGGCTGGGCCGCAACGTCCGCCGGTTGCATTGGGTCGACATCTGGCGTGACCCGGCAGGAGCCGCAGCGGTGAGGGCGGCAAACGACGGCAACGAGACCGTGCCGACCGTCGTCGTGGCAGGCCGGCCACACACCAACCCCGATCCCGCATGGGTACGCGATCAGCTCTCCCCTTCCGCGTGA